One stretch of Ooceraea biroi isolate clonal line C1 chromosome 4, Obir_v5.4, whole genome shotgun sequence DNA includes these proteins:
- the LOC105282516 gene encoding UPF0602 protein C4orf47 homolog: MSKKYIIDDTLVGRHYGQIDLERVGNAYSDRETCDVITDFLNVKEIFLGFFSDPPPGPFDVYRGPATFREGIDKGRQILGGPPSKLFEKKFERFLEGESLTEPWRKEVKKRLQDEKRKIGDRMLPTSPSKKHSTPGDWYGCFAKSSYFSPELKVEARKKTPVLPNMKIKPNPLGGPGYADICLNPYPSYSHEPYDRVLGKKAVSEGRFLTTSAPSDYFPPNPYKDERPGPTYIRPIEIAKKILGAPRLYVPFPKRPGGSHDGCFSKFPEYMSDPYIKARAKPAAKPKFISGAPSLRSKYTNSIIAQITRISCNAQNYQEYRERTYPLH, from the exons atgagtaaaaaatatataatagatgaTACACTTGTTGGTCGTCATTATGGGCAAATTGATCTCGAACGTGTCGGTAATGCGTATTCTGATAGAGAAACTTGTGATGTAATcacagattttttaaatgtaaaagaaatctttttaGGCTTCTTCAGCGATCCGCCACCAGGTCCTTTCGATGTTTATCGAGGACCTGCGACATTTCGTGAAGGCATTGATAAGGGACGACAGATTCTCGGCGGTCCACCCAGTAaattatttgagaaaaaattTGAGCGATTTTTGGAGGGCGAATCACTTACGGAACCATGGCGCAAGGAGGTAAAGAAACGA TTACAAGACGAGAAGAGGAAGATCGGTGATCGTATGCTACCGACGTCTCCATCGAAAAAGCACTCGACGCCCGGAGATTGGTATGGATGCTTCGCTAAATCGTCTTACTTCAGTCCGGAGCTAAAGGTAGAAGCGAGAAAAAAGACGCCGGTTCTGCCTAATATGAAGATCAAGCCCAATCCGCTCGGTGGGCCGGGATACGCGGATATTTGCCTCAATCCTTATCCGTCCTACTCCCACGAGCCTTACGATCGCGTACTTGGTAAAA AAGCGGTGTCTGAAGGTCGGTTCTTGACGACCAGCGCGCCGTCAGATTATTTTCCTCCCAATCCTTATAAGGATGAGAGGCCAGGACCTACTTATATTCGCCCGATTGAAATCGCAAAGAAGATACTCGGCGCGCCGCGATTATACGTTCCTTTTCCCAAGAGGCCTGGCGGAAGTCACGACGGTTGTTTCAGCAAGTTTCCCGAGTACATGAGCGATCCTTACATTAAGGCTAGGGCCAAACCGGCTGCTAAGCCCAAGTTTATAAGCGGTGCACCTTCCTTACGATCGAAATATACAAACAGTATTATCGCGCAGATAACGAGGATATCATGCAACGCTCAAAATTATCAGGAATATCGAGAAAGAACGTATCCTTTGCACTGA